A region of Kribbella sp. NBC_01245 DNA encodes the following proteins:
- the gatB gene encoding Asp-tRNA(Asn)/Glu-tRNA(Gln) amidotransferase subunit GatB yields MTVTAEVLDIDTALATFDPVMGLEVHVELNTKSKMFCGCPTEFGAEPNTQTCPVCLGLPGALPVVNARAVESAIKIGLALNCEIAEWCRFARKNYFYPDMPKNFQTSQYDEPIAFNGWTEVVVDGETYRIEIERAHMEEDTGKSLHVGGATGRIHGASHSLVDYNRAGIPLIEIVTKTIEVPGDKAAAVAKAYVSMLRDLLLALDVSDVRMDQGSLRCDANVSLKPRGSSTLGTRTETKNVNSFRSVERAVTYEITRQAAILTGGGKIIQETRHWHEDTGITTAGREKSDAEDYRYFPEPDLVPVAPSREWVEQLRGTLPEQPALKRARLQKEWGFTDLEMRDVVNGGVQTLLEQTIALGVAPAAAKKWWLGELARAANEAGQDIDSLGVGPAEVAAVQQLVDAGELNDKLARQVFDGLVKGEGTPAEIVAARGLKLVSDDSALQAAVDKAIEANPDVVEKVRSGKPAAAGALIGAVMKDMRGQADAAKVRELVNAKLGI; encoded by the coding sequence ATGACTGTCACCGCTGAAGTGCTGGACATCGACACCGCGCTCGCGACGTTCGACCCGGTGATGGGCCTCGAGGTCCACGTCGAGCTGAACACCAAGTCGAAGATGTTCTGCGGCTGCCCGACCGAGTTCGGCGCCGAGCCGAACACGCAGACCTGCCCGGTCTGCCTCGGTCTGCCGGGCGCGTTGCCGGTGGTGAACGCGCGCGCCGTCGAGTCGGCCATCAAGATCGGTCTCGCGCTGAACTGTGAGATCGCCGAGTGGTGCCGCTTCGCCCGGAAGAACTACTTCTATCCGGACATGCCGAAGAACTTCCAGACCTCGCAGTACGACGAGCCTATCGCCTTCAACGGCTGGACCGAGGTGGTCGTCGACGGCGAGACGTACCGGATCGAGATCGAGCGCGCGCACATGGAGGAGGACACCGGCAAGTCCCTCCACGTGGGTGGCGCGACCGGCCGGATCCACGGCGCCTCGCACTCGCTGGTCGACTACAACCGCGCCGGTATTCCGCTGATCGAGATCGTCACCAAGACCATCGAGGTCCCCGGTGACAAGGCGGCCGCCGTCGCGAAGGCGTACGTCAGCATGTTGCGCGACCTGCTGCTGGCGCTCGACGTGTCCGACGTCCGGATGGACCAGGGCTCGCTGCGCTGCGACGCGAACGTCTCGCTCAAGCCGCGCGGTTCTTCAACGTTGGGGACGCGGACCGAGACCAAGAACGTGAACTCGTTCCGTTCGGTCGAGCGCGCGGTGACGTACGAGATCACCCGGCAGGCGGCGATCCTGACCGGCGGCGGCAAGATCATCCAGGAGACCCGCCACTGGCATGAGGACACCGGTATCACCACGGCCGGCCGGGAGAAGTCGGACGCCGAGGACTACCGGTACTTCCCCGAGCCCGACCTGGTTCCGGTCGCGCCCTCGCGGGAGTGGGTCGAGCAGCTGCGTGGCACCCTGCCGGAGCAGCCCGCGCTGAAGCGGGCGCGGCTGCAGAAGGAGTGGGGTTTCACCGATCTGGAGATGCGCGACGTCGTCAACGGCGGCGTGCAGACCCTGCTGGAGCAGACCATCGCGCTCGGTGTCGCCCCGGCGGCGGCCAAGAAGTGGTGGCTCGGTGAGCTCGCCCGTGCGGCGAACGAGGCCGGTCAGGACATCGACAGCCTCGGGGTCGGCCCGGCCGAGGTCGCGGCCGTGCAGCAGTTGGTCGACGCCGGCGAGCTGAACGACAAGCTGGCCCGGCAGGTCTTCGACGGCCTGGTCAAGGGTGAGGGCACGCCCGCGGAGATCGTCGCCGCCCGCGGTCTCAAGCTCGTCTCGGACGACTCGGCTCTACAGGCCGCCGTCGACAAGGCGATCGAGGCCAACCCGGATGTGGTCGAGAAGGTTCGTTCCGGCAAGCCCGCCGCCGCCGGTGCGCTGATCGGCGCGGTGATGAAGGACATGCGCGGTCAGGCCGACGCCGCCAAGGTCCGCGAGCTCGTCAACGCCAAGCTCGGTATCTAA